From Malus sylvestris chromosome 1, drMalSylv7.2, whole genome shotgun sequence:
TATCTCAATtactctctcccaaagcttcattttataactcattaacttaatattcattcaattttgtaTTTCACCCTTCTTCTTGTAGAGAGGTACCAAAGTGTTTTTTCGCCCTTCATTTGGCATCTTTTTCGCtttcaaaatcttattgaaaaaTTTGTAAGCCAGCCATACCCGTCTATCCCAAGATCTTCCACACTTGGATAGTCTTACTGTCAGGAcccattgcttttctatgcttcattttttgcaaagctacaaccacttctcttTTTCTTATTCGATAGTAGAAAGAGTCATTTCTCCATTTTTCCAAGTTACTCAACTCATCTTTGGTGCACCTTACTTGTTTCAGTTACGTTAGTTATACTATAATTCTAATAGCCTGTTTGTGTTAAATATTGAATTTGCAGGACATAATTGCTAGGTTCGGGAAGCAAGAGGCAATGCCGAGAGAGTTCTTCACGGATTTCGTGAAGGTGGCGCGGGACGAAGGTCGTCACTTCACTCTGCTGGCATCTCGCCTGGAGGAGATGGGTTCCTTTTATGGAGCTTTTCCTGCCCATGACGGCCTCTGGGACTCGGCAACTGCCACTTCCAAAGACCTAATGGCGCGCCTTGCAATCGAGCATTGCGTCCACGAGGCAAGAGGACTCGACGTGCTCCCAACAACCATCTCTCGATTCCGCAGCGGAGGGGATGACAAAACGGCTGAGTTGCTGGAGAGCGTGGTGTACCCGGAAGAAATAACTCATTGTGCTGCTGGAGTTAAGTGGTTTAAGTATCTCTGCTTGAGGCCGGGGGACAGCGGTTTGGATCAACGGAGCTTGACGAACTTGGAGGCTGATGAAGAAGCTGAAGTGATTAAAAAGTTTCATGGAATTGTGAGAAGGTATTTTAGGGGGGTTTTGAAGCCTCCTTTCAATGAAAAGGCGAGGGAAATTGCTGGGTTTGGGTCTCAGTGGTACGAGCCTCTTACTGTCAAAGAGCAGGATACGCAGCATGCATGAGACCATTGTTCGTTTTCTTGTCGATCAAGAAATGAGCTGATTTTTTAAGCAGTAATTGATGTTCTTTAATATCTTTAAATTAATGAGATTTAGCAGCGTATTTAGCTTGAGGGACGCTAATAGAATACAAAAAAGGATCATTGATACGAAGAATTACAATTTTAAATAGAAAAACtctaaatataaaagaaaaataagataaaattataaaaccagTTTGAAGAGTTAAGGATGGGTTTGTGTTGGAAGCACTCACGACACCATCTTCGCTTGCCATTAT
This genomic window contains:
- the LOC126619245 gene encoding uncharacterized protein LOC126619245, with the translated sequence MQKVKKMCEERCIQKNMSGTECLVEAATRVLNTADPFEKARVGDSVAAQWLGGTITRAYDSSLDLSVPDRPSRLSNVKLVAPSSMPKIGKGGSLRSRQAIVHSLTHTESWAIDLSWDIIARFGKQEAMPREFFTDFVKVARDEGRHFTLLASRLEEMGSFYGAFPAHDGLWDSATATSKDLMARLAIEHCVHEARGLDVLPTTISRFRSGGDDKTAELLESVVYPEEITHCAAGVKWFKYLCLRPGDSGLDQRSLTNLEADEEAEVIKKFHGIVRRYFRGVLKPPFNEKAREIAGFGSQWYEPLTVKEQDTQHA